The following DNA comes from Kaistia sp. 32K.
TGACATCGGCGGCCTCCGCCAGCTCGCGCAGGCGGCGTACCGGCTCCAGCCGCAGCATCTGGTCGCGTTCGTCGCGCGACGGCATGACGACCGGCAGCGGCATCGGGTAGTGCGGCGCCTGCACGAGATCGGACAGGCGGGCGAGCACGTCGAAGAAGCTGGCTGAGCCCTCCATCGAGATGTGGCCGACCAGCGAAACGAGGCGATGCTGCGGGCAGGCGAGGCGCGAGATCTGCTCGACGGCGGCGCGCAGCGTGCGCCCGGTGCCGATCGCCAGCACGATCGGCTCGACATTGCGCAGGTGCTGCTCGAGGAAGGAGGCGCTCGCCTCCGCGATGCCGACGACCGAGCTGTCGGCGGTCGGATCGGAGGGCACGATCTGGCAATGGGCGAGGCCGTAGCGCTCGGTCAGCCGTGCCTCCAGTTCCATGCAGGCGGCGATCGGATGATCCAGGCGAAAGGTGATCAGCCGCTCGGAAAGCGCAAGCGAAACAAGGCGTTGCGCCGTCGGTCGTGACACATTCAGCTTCTTGGCGATCGCGTCCTGGGTGTTGCCGGCGATGAAATAGAGCCAGCCCGCGCGGGCGGCGTCATCGAGGCGGGAACGTTCCGGATCGGTGGCGGTCATGGAGGAACTGCTTCTGATAGCTGCGGCAGGAGGTCCGCCATCCTCTCGACGATTCGGTCGGCGCCGGCCTCGGCGAGCATGCCGCCTGCGTTGCGCCCGGTATAGTGGCCGCCGCCGATAAATCCCCAGACCGTCATGCCGGCCGCCTTGCCGGCGAGCACGCCGCTGACGCTGTCCTCGAGCACCAGCGTCCGCGCCGGCGGGACGCCCATCCTCTCGGCGGCGAGCAGGAAGATGTCCGGCGCCGGCTTGCCGCGCGCCACCATGGTGGTGTCGAAGACGTTGGCGCCGAAGAAGGGCGCGAGCTTCGTCAGCCCCAGCGACAGGCGGATGCGCTCCGGCGTGCTCGACGAGGCGATGCAGCGCGGCGCCCTGAGGCCGTTGAGCAGCCGGATGGCATCCGGCATGACGCGCAGCGCGGTCTTGTAGCGGGAAAGCAGCAGGGTATTGAGTTCGGCGGCGAAGCCGGCCGGCAGCGGCGCGCCGGTGCGGCGGCGGTAATCCTCCTCGACGACGCTGAAGCCGCGGCCGAGGAAGTGCTCGAAGATCTCGTTCAGCGTCAGCGAGACGCCGTGCCGTTCGAGCGTCTCGCGCAGGCAGCCGCAGGCGATGATCTCGCTGTCCACGAGCACGCCGTCCAGATCGAAGACAACCAGTTCGAATGCCGACACGATGCTGCCTGCCTCGGCCGAGAGAGGTTTGCCGTTAGCAGAGCATTAAATCAGGCGCAGAGCAATTGATCATTGCGAGGTCGGCGATGCGCCGCTTTTGGCGGCGCTTGGACCGGTTGTCTCGGGCGGATGCGTTTCAGGCGTGCCGGAGGGTAGGGGACCAACGTCCCTAGCGCGGCGGCGCGTCGTACCGGGTGGTTCCGGCCTTGTCCGGCTCGTCGCCCTGCTGGCGGGCGGGGTCGCGCGGCTCGGCCTGGTTCTCCGGATGGTCGCCCTGGACATCGGGCGGCCGGTGCGTGTTGCCGAAGCTGCTGTTGCCGCCGGGCTTGTCGTTGTCGTTCGGTCTCTTCTGGGGCGTCTGGGGCGTCTGGGGCGTCGACATGCTGAATCTCCTTCGCGTTGTCACGAAGAGAACCCGCTCGCGCCGGTCCGGT
Coding sequences within:
- a CDS encoding sugar-binding transcriptional regulator, giving the protein MTATDPERSRLDDAARAGWLYFIAGNTQDAIAKKLNVSRPTAQRLVSLALSERLITFRLDHPIAACMELEARLTERYGLAHCQIVPSDPTADSSVVGIAEASASFLEQHLRNVEPIVLAIGTGRTLRAAVEQISRLACPQHRLVSLVGHISMEGSASFFDVLARLSDLVQAPHYPMPLPVVMPSRDERDQMLRLEPVRRLRELAEAADVSLVGIGRMDEHAPLYIDGFISEPELAEMRRLGAVGEVTGWAFDAQGRIIAGGTNDRLTSVPREVPATRLVVGVAMGTGKVLAIHGALRGRIINGLITNETTARTLLDLG
- a CDS encoding HAD family phosphatase; the protein is MSAFELVVFDLDGVLVDSEIIACGCLRETLERHGVSLTLNEIFEHFLGRGFSVVEEDYRRRTGAPLPAGFAAELNTLLLSRYKTALRVMPDAIRLLNGLRAPRCIASSSTPERIRLSLGLTKLAPFFGANVFDTTMVARGKPAPDIFLLAAERMGVPPARTLVLEDSVSGVLAGKAAGMTVWGFIGGGHYTGRNAGGMLAEAGADRIVERMADLLPQLSEAVPP